A portion of the Lolium rigidum isolate FL_2022 chromosome 1, APGP_CSIRO_Lrig_0.1, whole genome shotgun sequence genome contains these proteins:
- the LOC124672604 gene encoding uncharacterized protein LOC124672604, giving the protein MADLYSDGRAAVEAGSGVGDGGSPPHLHFVGIFWSAGGLGLQDNNDLPSVRLRFASDPSSFVSAASSKSAAATRVAPWRRSIVGSVEVVTFLEFPRGLRLLLSYLPVIVLNTDSNHKLVDQEVHGHAAVYTAQSRGERAASKRNASPWKTEWQQCRDPSFVRPNT; this is encoded by the exons ATGGCGGACCTATACAGCGACGGAAGGGCGGCGGTCGAGGCAGGAAGCGGCGTTGGAGATGGAGGATCGCCTCCACATCTTCACTTCGTCGGGATTTTCTGGTCGGCTGGAGGCCTCGGCTTGCAGGACAACAACGACCTGCCATCGGTTCGGTTGAG ATTCGCCTCAGATCCGTCGTCGTTCGTGTCGGCCGCTTCCTCGAAGTCGGCGGCGGCCACCCGCGTTGCTCCATGGAGGCGCTCTATCGTGGGTTCGGTTGAG GTCGTTACCTTTCTGGAATTTCCGCGCGGGTTGCGGCTGCTGCTCAGTTATCTTCCTG TGATAGTTTTGAACACTGACAGCAATCATAAGTTGGTAGATCAAGAAGTGCATGGCCATGCTGCAGTGTATACAGCTCAATCCCGAGGAGAAAGAGCTGCATCAAAGCGCAACGCCAGCCCATGGAAGACAGAGTGGCAGCAATGCAGAGATCCATCTTTTGTCAGGCCAAATACATAG
- the LOC124672438 gene encoding 2-oxoglutarate-dependent dioxygenase 19-like isoform X2: MASPSRGHFPNRPNGDSGECAGASSRDGIPVIDLGILLNGDAQEQSRAIRDLGRACEDWGFFMVINHGVPEALQEAVMEACKELYSLPREEKAEYIAAGPKDPIRIGTGLFYSDVDDAVCRRDYLKMIAHPEFHCPAKPANLREITMEYSIRTRELLLELAQAISKSLELDGGRVSEALNLESCFQILVGNNYPPYAGSDRVMGISAHSDHGLLTVLFQNGVDGLEVNHNGQWLLAKPLPGSLFIITGDQLEGCIRSKARSYCILGETASNLMRAQRLRNGATANYSGAVISGA; this comes from the exons ATGGCGTCGCCATCTCGCGGTCATTTCCCTAACCGTCCAAATGGAGATAGCGGTGAGTGTGCCGGTGCATCCAGTCGGGACGGCATCCCCGTCATCGACCTGGGCATCCTCCTGAACGGCGACGCCCAGGAACAGTCGCGGGCGATCCGGGACCTCGGCCGGGCCTGCGAAGATTGGGGATTCTTCATG GTGATTAACCATGGGGTGCCCGAGGCTCTCCAGGAAGCAGTGATGGAGGCGTGTAAGGAACTGTACAGCTTACCAAGGGAGGAGAAGGCAGAGTACATTGCTGCTGGCCCAAAGGATCCTATACGTATCGGAACAGGCTTGTTCTACTCTGATGTGGACGATGCCGTATGTCGGAGGGACTATTTGAAGATGATTGCTCACCCAGAATTCCACTGTCCTGCAAAGCCTGCAAACTTGAG GGAGATCACTATGGAGTACTCTATTCGCACGCGGGAGCTACTGCTGGAGCTTGCGCAGGCAATCTCTAAGAGCCTGGAACTTGACGGTGGTCGGGTTTCTGAGGCCCTAAACCTTGAGTCCTGCTTCCAGATCCTTGTCGGGAACAATTATCCACCTTACGCTGGCTCAGATCGGGTTATGGGAATTTCGGCTCACTCTGACCATGGCCTTCTCACTGTGCTCTTCCAAAATGGTGTTGATGGCCTCGAAGTCAACCACAATGGGCAGTGGCTCCTCGCAAAGCCTCTTCCAGGCTCACTCTTCATTATCACCGGCGATCAGTTGGAG GGCTGCATAAGGAGCAAGGCAAGGAGCTACTGCATTCTAGGGGAGACGGCGTCCAACCTGATGCGTGCTCAGAGGCTGAGGAATGGTGCGACTGCGAACTACTCTGGTGCTGTTATTTCTGGTGCTTGA
- the LOC124672438 gene encoding 2-oxoglutarate-dependent dioxygenase 19-like isoform X1 has product MASPSRGHFPNRPNGDSGECAGASSRDGIPVIDLGILLNGDAQEQSRAIRDLGRACEDWGFFMVINHGVPEALQEAVMEACKELYSLPREEKAEYIAAGPKDPIRIGTGLFYSDVDDAVCRRDYLKMIAHPEFHCPAKPANLREITMEYSIRTRELLLELAQAISKSLELDGGRVSEALNLESCFQILVGNNYPPYAGSDRVMGISAHSDHGLLTVLFQNGVDGLEVNHNGQWLLAKPLPGSLFIITGDQLEIVSNGRYKAVVHRALVRGEHTRMSFVSMIGPCLDAIVEPVPELARSAPQGMEFRGIKYRDYMEHQQSSRINKKAALDIVRVQHNILTCEGTPNN; this is encoded by the exons ATGGCGTCGCCATCTCGCGGTCATTTCCCTAACCGTCCAAATGGAGATAGCGGTGAGTGTGCCGGTGCATCCAGTCGGGACGGCATCCCCGTCATCGACCTGGGCATCCTCCTGAACGGCGACGCCCAGGAACAGTCGCGGGCGATCCGGGACCTCGGCCGGGCCTGCGAAGATTGGGGATTCTTCATG GTGATTAACCATGGGGTGCCCGAGGCTCTCCAGGAAGCAGTGATGGAGGCGTGTAAGGAACTGTACAGCTTACCAAGGGAGGAGAAGGCAGAGTACATTGCTGCTGGCCCAAAGGATCCTATACGTATCGGAACAGGCTTGTTCTACTCTGATGTGGACGATGCCGTATGTCGGAGGGACTATTTGAAGATGATTGCTCACCCAGAATTCCACTGTCCTGCAAAGCCTGCAAACTTGAG GGAGATCACTATGGAGTACTCTATTCGCACGCGGGAGCTACTGCTGGAGCTTGCGCAGGCAATCTCTAAGAGCCTGGAACTTGACGGTGGTCGGGTTTCTGAGGCCCTAAACCTTGAGTCCTGCTTCCAGATCCTTGTCGGGAACAATTATCCACCTTACGCTGGCTCAGATCGGGTTATGGGAATTTCGGCTCACTCTGACCATGGCCTTCTCACTGTGCTCTTCCAAAATGGTGTTGATGGCCTCGAAGTCAACCACAATGGGCAGTGGCTCCTCGCAAAGCCTCTTCCAGGCTCACTCTTCATTATCACCGGCGATCAGTTGGAG ATTGTGAGCAATGGAAGGTACAAGGCTGTGGTCCACCGTGCACTGGTCCGTGGTGAGCATACCAGGATGTCGTTTGTTAGCATGATCGGACCATGCCTAGATGCCATCGTCGAGCCAGTCCCAGAGCTGGCACGGTCTGCCCCCCAGGGCATGGAGTTCCGAGGAATCAAGTACAGGGACTACATGGAGCACCAGCAGAGCAGCAGGATCAATAAGAAAGCAGCGCTAGATATTGTTCGCGTGCAGCATAACATATTGACATGTGAAGGGACACCAAACAATTGA